A region of Saccharomyces kudriavzevii IFO 1802 strain IFO1802 genome assembly, chromosome: 14 DNA encodes the following proteins:
- the EOS1 gene encoding Eos1p (similar to Saccharomyces cerevisiae EOS1 (YNL080C); ancestral locus Anc_2.214) — MTSILSSSMAPHEDKYAKHDRATFKKTYSSMKTLSLNHLTAKQHMLMALCRDISLLPPLTYIFTSLRKAWRVSMRTSIKLYEPQSLRDAFTYFWQKLNSAYDNNSSFDGSSQETMSGNSKDSLLLSALTTARASEYLLCSLWCLVSLYLSYAILDSLMVRWIVKYSTVAAILRMFSMSLIIVTLELLLLSSLSPELDYFLHTWILISCVLTAVYIWQSYLTSDLRYFRNQEGEVQEDTSVREEADDDDDGEGDINDDPHIVMADDGAVDTSRYDALSDNSDDRLLQVNRPSSTHSQSPKRSKKSPKNAFNFTTKRTIDLYKITVLCVVPVGLASFITMLGLLRNLFIQRLDVEQLERILHEMHSSA; from the coding sequence ATGACTTCCATATTGAGTAGCAGTATGGCTCCCCACGAGGATAAGTATGCCAAGCATGACCGAGCGACTTTCAAAAAGACATACAGCTCCATGAAAACACTGTCTTTGAACCATCTGACTGCCAAGCAGCACATGCTGATGGCCCTGTGCAGGGACATATCACTTTTGCCGCCGTTGACTTACATCTTCACATCTCTGCGGAAGGCCTGGAGGGTCTCCATGCGCACCAGCATAAAGCTTTACGAGCCACAATCGCTGAGAGATGCGTTCACCTACTTTTGGCAGAAGCTGAATAGCGCTTACGATAACAACTCGTCATTTGATGGGTCTTCTCAGGAGACCATGAGCGGCAACAGCAAGGATTCCCTCTTATTATCCGCACTGACCACGGCCAGAGCGTCCGAATATCTTCTCTGTTCACTTTGGTGCTTAGTGTCTTTATACCTCTCGTATGCCATCCTGGACTCCCTGATGGTCCGCTGGATCGTCAAATACTCCACGGTGGCCGCCATCTTGAGAATGTTTTCCATGTCCTTGATCATCGTCACGTTGGAACTCCTGCTGCTGTCGTCTTTATCTCCAGAACTCGACTATTTTCTGCATACATGGATACTCATTAGTTGTGTGCTAACAGCGGTATATATCTGGCAGAGCTATCTTACTTCCGATTTGAGGTATTTCAGAAATCAGGAAGGTGAAGTACAAGAGGACACCAGTGTTCGGGAAGAAGcagatgacgatgatgacggCGAGGGCGACATCAACGACGACCCTCACATCGTGATGGCAGACGACGGCGCAGTGGATACCTCACGCTACGATGCGCTCTCAGATAACAGCGACGATCGGCTGCTGCAAGTCAATAGGCCCTCGAGCACCCATTCACAAAGCCCCAAAAGATCCAAAAAATCTCCGAAAAACGCATTCAATTTCACCACCAAGAGAACCATAGATTTATATAAAATTACTGTGCTCTGTGTTGTTCCCGTGGGACTGGCTAGTTTTATTACCATGTTGGGCTTACTTCGAAATCTATTCATCCAAAGATTGGATGTGGAGCAATTAGAAAGAATACTGCATGAAATGCATTCCTCCgcataa
- the TPM1 gene encoding tropomyosin TPM1 (similar to Saccharomyces cerevisiae TPM2 (YIL138C) and TPM1 (YNL079C); ancestral locus Anc_2.215) has protein sequence MDKIREKLSNLKLEAESWQEKYEELKEKNKDLGQDDVEKENQIKSLTVKNQQLEEEIEKLEAGLSDSKQTEQDNVEKENQIKSLTVKNHQLEEEIEKLEAELAESKQLSEDSHHLQSNNDNFSKKNQQLEEDLEESDTKLKETTEKLRESDLKADQLERRVAALEEQREEWERKNEELTVKYEEAQKELDEIAASLENL, from the coding sequence ATGGATAAGATCAGAGAAAAGCTAAGCAACTTGAAATTGGAAGCAGAGTCATGGCAGGAAAAGTACGAAGAGttgaaggagaagaacAAGGACTTGGGGCAGGACGACGTCGAAAAGGAGAACCAAATCAAGTCATTGACTGTCAAAAACCAGCAATTGGAGGAAGAGATCGAAAAGCTCGAAGCAGGCCTTTCTGACTCCAAGCAAACAGAGCAGGACAATGTCGAGAAGGAGAACCAGATCAAATCGTTGACGGTGAAGAACCACCAATTGGAGGAAGAGATCGAGAAGTTGGAAGCGGAATTGGCCGAATCCAAGCAATTGTCCGAGGACTCGCATCATTTGCAGTCCAATAACGACAACTTCTCCAAGAAGAACCAACAATTGGAGGAAGATTTGGAGGAAAGCGACACCAAGCTAAAGGAGACCACTGAGAAATTGAGGGAGTCCGATTTGAAGGCGGACCAATTGGAAAGAAGGGTGGCTGCCTTGGAGGAGCAAAGAGAGGAAtgggaaagaaagaacgaGGAATTGACCGTCAAGTACGAGGAAGCCCAGAAGGAATTGGACGAAATTGCTGCGTCTCTAGAAAACTTGTGA
- the SAL1 gene encoding Ca(2+)-binding ATP:ADP antiporter SAL1 (similar to Saccharomyces cerevisiae SAL1 (YNL083W); ancestral locus Anc_2.210) translates to MLLKNRETDKQRDIRYACLFKELDVEGNGRVTLGNLVRAFEKNDNPLKGNDEAIKMLFTAMDVNRDSVVDLSDFKRYASNAESQIWNGFQRIDLDHDGKIGINEINKYLADLDNQNICNNELSNKLSNEKNNKFSRFFKWAFPKKKNNAALQSQSVHKDGSDKDFSKPTNSDLYVTYDQWRDFLLLIPRKQGSRLHTAYSYFYLFNEDVNLSSEGDVTLINDFIRGFGFFIAGGISGVISRTCTAPFDRLKVFLIARTDLSSTLLNSKTDLLAKNPNADITKISSPLAKAVKSLYRQGGIKAFYVGNGLNVVKVFPESSIKFGSFEITKKIMTKLEGCKDTRDLSKFSTYIAGGLAGMAAQFSVYPIDTLKFRVQCAPLDTKLKGNRLLFQTAKDMFREGGLKLFYRGVTVGILGIFPYAALDLGTFSALKKRYITKQAKALNLPQDQVTLSNLVVLPMGAFSGTVGASVVYPINLLRTRLQAQGTYAHPYVYNGFKDVLLKTIEREGYQGLFKGLIPTLAKVCPAVSISYLCYENLKKFMNLE, encoded by the coding sequence ATGCTGTTGAAGAATCGTGAAACCGACAAGCAGCGAGATATAAGGTATGCGTGTTTGTTCAAGGAACTTGATGTTGAAGGAAATGGCCGTGTCACTTTGGGTAATCTAGTACGTGCCTTTGAGAAGAACGACAATCCCCTCAAGGGTAATGATGAGGCAATAAAAATGCTGTTTACTGCAATGGATGTGAACAGAGATTCTGTAGTTGATCTAAGTGATTTCAAGAGATATGCTTCCAATGCCGAATCTCAAATTTGGAACGGTTTCCAGAGAATAGATTTAGACCATGACGGTAAGATTGGCATCAACGAGATAAATAAGTACCTGGCAGATTTGGACAATCAGAACATATGTAACAATGAACTCAGTAATAAGCtttcaaatgaaaagaataataaattcTCGaggtttttcaaatggGCGTtcccaaagaagaaaaacaatgcTGCGCTACAGAGTCAAAGTGTTCACAAGGACGGTAGCGATAAAGATTTTTCGAAGCCAACGAACTCAGATTTGTATGTTACATATGATCAGTGGAGAGATTTTTTACTGCTAATACCGAGAAAGCAAGGTTCTAGACTGCATACCGCTTATTCCTATTTCTACCTATTCAATGAAGATGTTAACCTATCTTCAGAAGGTGATGTTACTCTAATCAATGATTTCATCCGTGGATTCGGCTTTTTTATTGCTGGTGGTATCTCAGGCGTAATTTCAAGGACTTGTACTGCACCTTTTGATAGACTAAAAGTGTTTCTAATCGCAAGAACAGATCTATCGTCAACTTTActgaattcaaaaacagaTTTACTTGCTAAGAACCCCAATGCTGACATAACCAAGATATCCTCTCCTTTGGCAAAGGCTGTTAAAAGCTTATACAGACAGGGTGGAATAAAGGCGTTTTACGTTGGAAATGGTCTGAACGTTGTTAAAGTTTTCCCAGAAAGTTCAATTAAGTTTGGTTCTTTTGAgattaccaaaaaaataatgacaaaACTGGAAGGCTGCAAAGATACGAGagatctttcaaaattctcaaCTTATATCGCTGGTGGTTTGGCTGGTATGGCAGCACAGTTTTCCGTTTATCCGATAGATACTCTAAAATTTAGAGTGCAATGTGCTCCCTTGGATACAAAGTTGAAGGGAAACAGACTGCTATTTCAGACCGCAAAGGATATGTTCCGCGAGGGCGGACTCAAATTATTTTACAGAGGCGTTACAGTTGGTATACTGGGTATATTTCCCTACGCTGCATTAGACTTGGGGACCTTTTCTGCCTTGAAAAAACGGTACATCACCAAACAGGCGAAGGCCTTGAACCTACCACAAGACCAGGTCACATTAAGCAATTTAGTTGTACTACCAATGGGTGCATTCAGTGGAACTGTGGGGGCTTCCGTTGTCTATCCAATCAATCTTTTGAGAACAAGATTGCAAGCACAAGGAACATATGCTCATCCTTATGTGTATAACGGCTTCAAAGACGTATTACTAAAGACAATCGAAAGGGAAGGTTACCAGGGTCTATTCAAAGGCTTAATACCAACTCTGGCGAAAGTTTGTCCAGCAGTTTCCATCAGTTATTTATGTTACGAaaacctgaaaaaattcatgaatttagaataa
- the SWS2 gene encoding mitochondrial 37S ribosomal protein uS13m (similar to Saccharomyces cerevisiae SWS2 (YNL081C); ancestral locus Anc_2.213), which translates to MVVHILGKGFKGKEVIKIGLASKFYGIGRTTAEKVCSKLGFYPWMRMHQLSEPQIMSIASELSTMTIEGDARAVVKENIALKKKIGSYSGMRHALHLPVRGQHTRNNAKTARKLNKIDRRGLHTFPNLSFWSYIFGK; encoded by the coding sequence ATGGTCGTTCACATCTTGGGGAAAGGTTTCAAAGGTAAAGAGGTCATCAAGATCGGGCTGGCCTCCAAATTTTACGGTATTGGTAGAACGACGGCTGAAAAGGTGTGCTCGAAATTAGGGTTCTACCCATGGATGAGAATGCATCAACTGTCAGAACCCCAGATCATGAGCATAGCAAGTGAACTGTCGACAATGACCATCGAAGGTGACGCTAGGGCAGTTGTAAAGGAAAATATCgcattgaagaagaaaattggtAGTTATAGTGGTATGAGGCACGCTTTACATTTACCTGTTAGGGGCCAACATACAAGAAACAACGCGAAGACTGCAAGAAAGCTTAATAAGATTGATAGACGTGGACTCCATACATTCCCTAATTTATCTTTTTGGTCATATATCTTTGGCAAATAA
- the PMS1 gene encoding ATP-binding mismatch repair protein (similar to Saccharomyces cerevisiae PMS1 (YNL082W); ancestral locus Anc_2.212), whose protein sequence is MTQINQINDSDVHRITSGQVITDLTTAVKELVDNSIDANASQIEITFKDYGLESIECSDNGDGIDPSNYEFLALKHYTSKISEFQDVAKVQTLGFRGEALSSLCAIAKLSVITTTLPPRADKLEYDMVGHIASKTTMSRNKGTTVLISRLFHNLPVRQKEFTRTFKRQFAKCLTVLQGYAIINAGIKFSVLNVTSKGKKSVMLSTMRDSSIRKNISSVFGVNGMRGLEEVNLVLDLNPFKKKMLRKYTDDPDFLNLDYSIQVKGYISQNSFGCGRNSKDRQFIYVNKRPVEYATFLKCCNEVYKTFNNVQFPVVFLNLELPASLIDVNVTPDKRIILIHNEQVLIDVFKANLTEYYNGQELALPKRVYSRPEQQIPKRHEIEFVTQTADDASATDESSNHNYDGARTEHNQYKHACSDNTVEVTEIAASKGEDTHLTSLMDHNYATLTDDLGSECEVLGEVSEPFDENNSSTPTKNPSSAKAGFDNVSAMNLNSFSNPGFQNVTNANKTLHSEKAVEEPVYFNIDGEKFQEKAILSQEEGLVFVDDKGHQHSDKCCHHDRRDSVGTEHDDELDSAYAEIEPVQINIRTPLKDFHRSVSKENYRSLSDGLSHRKLEDEILEFNLSTEGIEEMIKDGKRVLSIIDKRKSHSHRKIIKDRQDVENFEQGEKYLTLTVSKDDFKKMEVVGQFNLGFIIVTRKIEDKYDLFIVDQHASDEKYNFETLQAVTVFKSQNLIMPQPVELGVIDELVVLDNLPVFEKNGFKLKIDEGEEFGSRIKLLSLPTSKQTLFDLDDFNELIHLVKEDGGLRRDNIRCSKIRSMFAMRACRSSIMIGKPLNKKTMTRVVHNLSGLDKPWNCPHGRPTMRHLMELRDWDSFSKDYKI, encoded by the coding sequence ATGACCCAAATAAACCAAATAAACGACTCAGATGTTCACCGAATCACGTCTGGGCAGGTTATCACCGACTTAACAACAGCAGTGAAAGAGTTGGTTGATAATAGTATAGACGCAAACGCAAGTCAAATCGAAATTACATTCAAAGACTACGGCCTTGAATCCATCGAATGCTCAGATAACGGTGATGGTATAGATCCTTCAAACTATGAGTTTTTAGCTCTGAAACATTACACTTCGAAAATTTCTGAGTTTCAAGATGTTGCCAAAGTACAGACATTGGGATTTAGAGGGGAGGCCTTGTCTTCCTTATGTGCCATTGCAAAACTGAGTGTGATAACAACGACTCTGCCACCAAGGGCAGATAAATTGGAATATGATATGGTCGGCCATATTGCATCAAAGACGACGATGTCGAGGAATAAAGGAACCACTGTACTAATCTCGCGATTATTTCATAACTTGCCTGTTAGACAAAAAGAATTTACTAGGACCTTCAAGCGCCAATTTGCCAAATGTCTGACGGTTTTACAAGGTTATGCGATTATCAATGCTGGCATTAAGTTCTCTGTTTTGAATGTTACATCAAAGggcaaaaaaagtgtaaTGTTATCAACGATGAGAGACTCAAGCatcagaaaaaatatctcttCCGTTTTTGGTGTAAATGGTATGCGTGGACTTGAAGAGGTTAATTTAGTCCTTGATTTGAATCccttcaagaagaaaatgctcAGGAAGTACACCGACGATCCAGATTTCTTAAATCTCGATTATAGTATTCAAGTGAAAGGCTATATATCACAGAACTCATTTGGATGTGGTAGAAATAGTAAAGATAGACAATTCATTTATGTGAATAAAAGACCGGTGGAATACGCTACTTTCCTAAAATGCTGCAATGAAGTTTACAAAACGTTTAATAATGTTCAATTTCCGGTCgtctttttgaatttagaATTGCCTGCCAGTTTGATCGATGTGAACGTCACTCCAgataaaagaataatacTGATACATAATGAACAGGTGCtcattgatgttttcaaagCAAATTTGACCGAATATTATAATGGACAAGAGCTAGCTCTTCCTAAAAGAGTGTATTCCCGACCAGAACAACAAATTCCGAAAAGACATGAAATTGAGTTTGTAACTCAAACTGCTGATGATGCAAGTGCGACAGACGAATCTAGTAATCACAATTATGACGGGGCTAGAACGGAACATAATCAATATAAACACGCGTGTAGCGATAATACGGTGGAAGTAACTGAAATTGCTGCATCTAAAGGCGAAGATACGCATCTAACCTCACTAATGGACCATAACTATGCAACTCTTACTGATGACCTTGGCTCGGAATGTGAAGTTTTAGGTGAAGTATCGGAGCCGTTCGATGAAAACAATTCAAGTACACCAACTAAGAATCCATCAAGTGCAAAAGCGGGTTTTGACAATGTTAGTGCTATGAACCTTAATAGTTTTTCCAATCCTGGGTTTCAAAATGTGACTAATGCAAATAAAACACTCCATTCGGAGAAGGCTGTTGAAGAGCCCGTTTACTTCAATATCGATGGCGAAAAGTTTCAGGAAAAGGCAATACTATCACAAGAGGAGGGATTGGTTTTTGTGGATGATAAAGGTCATCAGCATTCAGATAAATGTTGCCATCATGATAGAAGAGATAGCGTCGGCACAGAACATGATGATGAGCTCGATTCAGCATACGCAGAGATTGAGCCAGTTCAAATAAATATCAGAACTCCCTTAAAAGACTTTCATCGTTCAGTttcgaaagaaaattatagATCGTTGAGCGATGGACTATCACATCGGAAGCTTGAGGACGAGATATTAGAGTTTAATTTAAGCACAGAAGGGATCGAGGAAATGATCAAAGACGGTAAAAGGGTACTTAGTATCAtagataaaagaaaatcacaCTCACATAGAAAGATTATCAAAGATAGACAGGAcgtggaaaattttgagcAAGGGGAGAAGTATTTGACATTAACAGTTTCCAAAGACGACTTCAAGAAGATGGAAGTGGTTGGACAATTTAATTTGGGTTTTATCATAGTAACCAGGAAGATCGAAGACAAATATGATCTGTTTATTGTTGATCAGCATGCAAGTGATGAGAAATACAACTTCGAAACGCTTCAAGCGGTCACAGTTTTTAAATCACAAAATTTGATTATGCCACAGCCAGTGGAGTTAGGTGTTATTGACGAACTTGTAGTACTAGACAATCTaccagtttttgaaaagaatggaTTCAAACTGAAAATTGATGAGGGCGAAGAATTTGGCTCGAGAATCAAACTATTAAGTTTACCCACGTCCAAACAGACGCTTTTTGATTTAGATGATTTCAATGAACTGATACACCTGGTCAAAGAAGATGGTGGGCTGAGAAGAGATAACATCAGATGTTCCAAGATCCGGTCTATGTTTGCTATGAGAGCATGTAGAAGTAGTATAATGATAGGTAAGCCACTTAATAAGAAGACAATGACCAGAGTCGTTCACAATCTCAGTGGGTTGGATAAACCTTGGAACTGTCCTCACGGACGCCCCACAATGAGACACTTGATGGAATTGCGTGATTGGGActcattttccaaagattATAAAATATAA
- the END3 gene encoding End3p (similar to Saccharomyces cerevisiae END3 (YNL084C); ancestral locus Anc_2.207): MPKLEQFEIKKYWQIFSGLKPIDNKVNHDQVLPILYNSKLDSSVLNKIWFLADIDDDDNLDFEEFVICMRLIFDMVNKNISSVPDELPDWLVPGSKVNLIKERRKREQMENADFPPKKEIKVDWYMSPEDLNQYEKIYMGCVKLTDGTITFNELSTNLSTKFFNISKTDMNKVWCLINPQNLPSIDKDPTFYFIHCLRQRNDLGAEIPANLPISLAEVCNKKQVSYDLGSSQPGAKRKDQIREVDNLNDNVSKSNADGSSNNVFVNDNDVKQKYASLTDVQIANMREQLEGLLNYKKNEKSQGVSNTSKSFNINSITDDLDNIEQQVEVLENYLNNKKHELQALQAEIN; encoded by the coding sequence ATGCCCAAGTTAGAACAATTTGAGATCAAAAAGTATTGGCAAATCTTCTCAGGTTTGAAACCAATAGATAATAAGGTAAATCATGACCAGGTCTTACCAATCCTTTACAATTCTAAGTTGGATTCATCGGTTCTCAATAAGATTTGGTTTCTAGCCGATattgatgacgatgacaaTTTGGATTTTGAGGAATTTGTTATTTGCATGAGATTAATTTTTGACATGGTTAATAAGAACATCAGTTCTGTCCCAGATGAATTGCCTGATTGGTTGGTTCCCGGGAGTAAGGTAAATTTAATCAAAGAGAGGAGAAAGCGTGaacaaatggaaaatgcaGATTTTCCcccaaagaaagaaatcaaagttGACTGGTACATGTCACCAGAGGATCTTAATCAATacgaaaaaatttatatgGGCTGTGTAAAACTAACCGATGGTACTATAACATTCAACGAACTATCCACGAATCtttcaacaaaatttttcaacatcagTAAAACTGATATGAATAAAGTTTGGTGCCTAATCAATCCTCAAAATTTACCATCAATTGATAAAGATCCTACATTTTACTTTATCCATTGTTTGAGACAACGAAATGATCTGGGCGCTGAAATACCAGCAAACTTACCGATTTCTTTAGCAGAAGTGTGCAATAAAAAACAGGTGAGTTATGACCTAGGGTCTTCACAACCGGGtgcaaagagaaaagacCAAATAAGGGAAGTGGACAATCTAAATGATAATGTGTCAAAGTCGAACGCTGATGGCAGTAGCAACAATGTTTTTGTAAATGATAACGATGTAAAGCAAAAATATGCCTCCCTCACAGATGTTCAAATCGCCAACATGAGAGAACAGTTAGAAGGCCTTTtaaattacaaaaaaaatgaaaaaagtcAAGGGGTCTCAAATACTTCTAAAAGTTTTAATATTAATTCAATAACCGACGACTTGGATAATATCGAACAGCAAGTTGAAGTCTTGGAGAATTACTTGAACAACAAGAAACACGAATTACAAGCCTTGCAAGCAGAAATCAATTGA
- the NIS1 gene encoding Nis1p (similar to Saccharomyces cerevisiae NIS1 (YNL078W); ancestral locus Anc_2.216), protein MFSLHLLDLVTSMRLYRTITKTMSVDGNSTEPPAFVPTGLQSLLGTGGFTTSGYIHALVDSTSNSNSNSNSNSNSDSRIPLVQISDESHLTHDSFKPYADYHDASRLRSRGVVGAGQIDNTDVMEQFTQWSEYKKGSSPTNAKTKPVRHTSQRRTDFTSRDELSKFSKNHNFIFHKGFLKRQRSIRREDRQAKVRSRFRNKKELASVLNYIELEQMDITTVLASQSVNLHAVRNITSRDPAVTATPHLRNQVYAIKGPRNLSIRRKLPKSHPISRPMTTATIAAHNPTPPATRVRSKGVGRSKTSPSVLYRPSRKAKLGPDPRVTQQQLLLELWREYLMLVVTQRTQLRLTFLCSPGSTSNQSTPCSSNTSDLDISLLSTPPRLFPAALKPTL, encoded by the coding sequence ATGTTTTCccttcatcttcttgaCTTGGTAACATCAATGCGTCTTTACCGTACTATCACAAAGACTATGAGTGTTGACGGGAATAGCACAGAACCGCCCGCTTTTGTCCCGACGGGGTTGCAGTCTCTTCTGGGCACGGGTGGGTTCACCACTTCAGGCTATATACACGCCCTCGTGGACTCCACATCGAACTCTAACTCGAACTCGAACTCGAACTCGAACTCGGACAGCAGGATTCCGCTCGTGCAGATATCCGATGAATCTCATCTGACACACGATAGCTTCAAGCCATACGCGGATTACCACGACGCCTCCCGTTTGAGAAGCCGTGGCGTTGTCGGAGCTGGCCAGATTGACAACACCGATGTGATGGAGCAGTTTACTCAATGGTCTGAGTATAAAAAAGGGTCTTCCCCGACCAACGCAAAGACGAAGCCAGTCCGACACACTTCGCAGCGAAGAACAGACTTCACCAGCAGGGACGAACTATCCAAGTTTAGCAAAAACCAcaacttcatcttccaTAAGGGGTTCTTGAAGAGGCAGCGCTCCATACGCAGGGAAGACAGGCAAGCCAAGGTAAGGTCAAGGTTCAGAAACAAGAAGGAGCTGGCATCTGTCTTAAACTACATAGAATTAGAGCAAATGGACATTACGACCGTTCTGGCCTCACAATCGGTAAACTTACACGCTGTTAGGAACATTACCAGCAGAGATCCGGCGGTCACCGCTACCCCACATCTAAGAAACCAGGTGTACGCCATCAAAGGTCCAAGAAACCTATCTATACGCAGGAAACTGCCGAAATCACATCCGATCTCCCGCCCCATGACGACAGCGACAATAGCTGCACACAACCCAACGCCTCCCGCGACACGGGTTCGCAGCAAGGGTGTGGGACGATCCAAAACGTCACCCAGTGTGTTGTATCGCCCGAGCAGAAAGGCGAAACTGGGCCCAGATCCACGGGTAACACAGCAGCAGCTACTGCTGGAATTGTGGAGGGAATACTTGATGCTTGTTGTCACGCAGAGAACACAGCTGCGATTAACGTTCCTCTGCTCCCCAGGTTCAACATCAAACCAGAGCACCCCTTGCTCATCCAACACCAGCGACTTAGacatttctcttttgtCCACCCCACCAAGGCTGTTTCCAGCCGCACTAAAACCAACCCTATGA
- the APJ1 gene encoding Apj1p (similar to Saccharomyces cerevisiae APJ1 (YNL077W); ancestral locus Anc_2.218), whose translation MQHNTSLYDSLNVTATASTSEIKKAYRNAALKYHPDKNNHTEESKRKFQEICQAYETLKDNHLRSLYDQYGTTDEVLIQEQQAQTQSQRQRQQASVFSPSAGFGTGGMSFPDLSPGDLFAQFFNSSASASSNGSKDNFNFSFDGSTTPNFPFGSGGGMNNLYSPPSRYNSEGEGRHLNRGPDIKHNLKCTLKELYMGKTAKLGLNRTRICQVCDGHGGLKKYACKTCKGQGVQTQTNRMGPLVQSWSQTCADCGGAGIFVESKDICQQCQGLGFVKQRKILQVAVQPGSCHNQLIVLTGEGDEVISSKGGGHEKIIPGDVVITILRLKDPRFQIVDDYNLIYKKCKVDLMTSLCGGVVYIEGHPSGKLIKLDIIPGEVLKPGCFKTVENMGMPKFINGVRSGFGHMYVKFEVTYPRRLEPENAIKLQKVLANDKYVQNERSAMETADADCYCDLERSYNVVEEHVLSSFEAPDMKSEIIENDDLDDLINERDSRKRNNRRFGESSNSNSNETKRNKYSSPVTDFYDHDINGY comes from the coding sequence ATGCAACATAACACGTCCCTGTACGACTCTTTGAACGTTACCGCCACCGCATCGACATCTGAAATTAAAAAGGCCTACAGAAACGCTGCATTAAAGTATCATCCTGATAAAAACAATCACACAGAAGAGTCCAAGCGGAAATTCCAAGAGATATGTCAGGCATACGAAACACTGAAAGATAACCATTTAAGGTCCCTTTATGACCAATACGGCACCACAGACGAAGTGCTTATTCAAGAACAGCAGGCACAGACACAGTCTCAAAGGCAACGCCAACAGGCCAGCGTTTTCAGTCCATCTGCCGGTTTTGGCACTGGGGGAATGTCATTTCCGGATTTATCTCCAGGTGACCTCTTCGCgcagtttttcaatagttCTGCTAGCGCCTCCTCCAACGGCTCTAAAGACAATTTTAATTTCAGCTTCGATGGTAGCACTACACCAAACTTCCCGTTTGGCAGTGGTGGTGGTATGAACAATTTATACTCCCCGCCATCGAGATACAATTCCGAAGGGGAAGGCCGCCATTTGAATAGAGGTCCCGACATCAAACATAATTTGAAATGCACATTGAAGGAACTCTACATGGGTAAGACCGCAAAGTTGGGTTTGAATAGAACAAGGATTTGTCAGGTCTGTGATGGACATGGGGGCTTGAAGAAGTATGCGTGTAAGACTTGTAAGGGGCAGGGTGTCCAAACGCAAACTAATCGCATGGGGCCTCTGGTACAAAGCTGGTCTCAGACTTGTGCTGATTGTGGGGGTGCCGGGATCTTTGTGGAGAGTAAAGACATCTGCCAGCAGTGCCAGGGTCTTGGCTTCGTCAAGCAAAGAAAGATATTACAAGTCGCAGTTCAGCCGGGCTCATGCCATAATCAACTCATAGTGCTCACAGGCGAAGGCGACGAAGTTATCAGTAGTAAAGGAGGTGgccatgaaaaaataataccaGGTGATGTCGTCATCACCATTCTAAGGTTAAAAGATCCGAGATTCCAGATCGTTGATGATTACAACctaatatataagaaatGCAAAGTGGATTTGATGACCAGTCTATGTGGGGGTGTAGTTTATATTGAGGGACACCCTAGCGGTAAACTGATAAAGCTCGATATCATACCTGGCGAAGTACTCAAGCCGGGTTGTTTCAAAACCGTCGAAAACATGGGTATGCCTAAGTTTATCAATGGAGTTCGAAGCGGGTTTGGTCACATGTACGTCAAATTCGAGGTAACTTATCCGAGGAGACTAGAACCTGAAAATGCCATAAAATTGCAAAAAGTTCTCGCTAATGACAAATACGTTCAGAATGAAAGATCCGCCATGGAAACGGCGGATGCAGACTGCTATTGTGATCTGGAGAGATCTTATAACGTCGTGGAAGAACATGTTCTAAGTAGTTTTGAGGCCCCTGACATGAAGAGcgaaattattgaaaatgatgatctTGATGATTTGATTAATGAAAGAGATTCTCGGAAGAGAAACAACCGCCGATTCGGCGAAAGCAGTAATAGTAATAGTAATGAAACGAAACGAAATAAATATTCCTCCCCTGTAACTGATTTTTATGACCATGATATCAATGGATATTGA